Proteins from a genomic interval of uncultured Methanocorpusculum sp.:
- a CDS encoding DUF6345 domain-containing protein: MGNRKFRYILMIILLIICFTHPAAAEKSYSITEVSKYDFEARILMIHVHCDLTPWSEPDLRVAKENLRNAGWNMKFHKRNHVVKESVFQNELQNSDLHIHAGHGYNIPFIGGHIELSDYVVPGISQGRGGWVSTHEVKEAWKHKSPKLWTVIHSCHVLETDHQWAEVLRNSKMHGILGFGSTEYSTGHFLADFTEAAAKYHKPIAEAWESAGLKNQLSLNLEPVKVRTIFRNIDQYKTDTLGTPSTNMNEETVVCDMQLDKKKVGNDQIEGSCKALHSGQKNDFIYDITYSSSSSSSSSPNTVVSAKKSYTTATPQAKMTSNTHIDL, from the coding sequence ATGGGAAACCGCAAATTCAGATACATTCTGATGATAATACTGCTCATTATCTGTTTTACTCACCCTGCTGCTGCTGAAAAATCATATTCGATAACCGAGGTATCGAAGTATGATTTCGAAGCACGTATACTCATGATACACGTACACTGTGATTTAACCCCATGGAGCGAACCCGACCTCCGCGTAGCAAAAGAAAATCTTCGGAATGCAGGATGGAACATGAAGTTTCACAAAAGGAATCATGTGGTAAAAGAATCGGTTTTCCAAAACGAGCTGCAAAATTCGGATCTGCATATACACGCAGGGCATGGATATAATATACCATTTATTGGAGGACACATAGAACTATCGGATTATGTTGTTCCCGGTATATCTCAAGGGAGAGGAGGATGGGTATCAACACACGAGGTAAAGGAAGCATGGAAACATAAATCACCAAAATTATGGACAGTGATTCATTCATGCCACGTCCTCGAAACCGATCATCAATGGGCTGAGGTACTAAGAAACAGCAAAATGCACGGGATACTCGGATTCGGGAGCACTGAATATTCAACCGGTCATTTTCTCGCAGATTTTACCGAAGCTGCTGCCAAATATCATAAACCAATCGCCGAAGCATGGGAATCTGCAGGCTTGAAAAACCAGTTAAGCCTCAACTTAGAACCAGTTAAAGTCAGGACAATCTTCAGAAACATAGATCAATACAAAACCGACACACTCGGCACCCCTTCAACCAACATGAACGAGGAAACAGTCGTATGCGACATGCAATTAGATAAGAAGAAAGTCGGCAACGACCAGATAGAAGGCTCGTGTAAAGCATTACATTCAGGACAAAAAAACGATTTCATCTATGATATCACATATTCATCATCATCATCATCATCATCATCACCAAATACGGTAGTATCGGCAAAAAAAAGTTACACAACTGCAACCCCGCAAGCAAAGATGACCTCTAACACCCACATAGACTTATAA
- a CDS encoding DUF6345 domain-containing protein, producing MAGKSVFLGFVVVLLLLGLTVGPCAAVPGSYSITQSSKYTFSSDDMPVVKDIRGQFGSPEFHHDISSYADPDLTQTKKNMNLSGWRLRFHHDSKTTKMEDFTRELDKSDIHFHVGHGFAVFGRVGHMELKNHPMPNNAVMAGDVKGKWNHCKWIAVHSCHVLEDESWARVLEGSDTHGILGFGSVAYTTGHFLADFSRLMTRGMPIAKAWQKAGIDNMNTARDHIVVRSFFRNAGHSVHDRLDAGSGVGHEDIVRCDVEIGSSKRNWGVTITSLKTGTIYKFDMYPPDYDNYGEFPVGRADIIRGNEVIRGPVKKTDL from the coding sequence ATGGCCGGTAAGTCTGTTTTCCTTGGTTTTGTGGTCGTGCTGCTGCTCCTTGGTCTGACGGTGGGGCCGTGTGCGGCGGTGCCGGGAAGTTATTCGATTACCCAAAGCAGTAAATATACTTTTTCTAGCGATGATATGCCGGTTGTAAAGGATATTCGCGGGCAGTTTGGTTCCCCGGAGTTTCATCACGATATCTCGTCGTATGCCGATCCTGACCTGACTCAGACCAAAAAAAACATGAATCTCTCCGGGTGGCGACTCCGGTTCCATCACGACAGTAAAACTACCAAAATGGAAGATTTTACCCGCGAGTTGGATAAGTCTGATATTCATTTCCATGTTGGTCATGGTTTTGCTGTTTTCGGTCGGGTTGGTCATATGGAATTGAAGAACCATCCGATGCCAAACAATGCGGTAATGGCGGGTGATGTGAAAGGGAAATGGAACCATTGTAAATGGATTGCTGTCCATTCATGCCATGTGCTCGAAGATGAATCCTGGGCCCGTGTTCTCGAAGGGAGTGATACGCATGGTATCTTGGGGTTCGGCAGTGTTGCCTACACCACCGGTCATTTCCTTGCGGATTTTTCTCGGCTGATGACGCGTGGTATGCCGATCGCGAAAGCGTGGCAGAAAGCAGGTATTGACAATATGAACACTGCGAGAGACCATATTGTCGTCCGGTCATTTTTCCGGAACGCAGGTCATAGTGTACATGACCGGCTGGACGCGGGGAGCGGTGTCGGACATGAAGATATTGTCCGGTGCGATGTGGAGATCGGTTCTTCTAAGAGGAACTGGGGCGTGACAATAACTTCGCTCAAAACAGGCACGATATACAAGTTTGATATGTATCCTCCGGACTATGACAATTACGGTGAGTTCCCTGTGGGAAGAGCTGACATTATTCGCGGAAACGAGGTTATTCGCGGACCTGTAAAGAAAACTGATTTGTAA
- a CDS encoding DUF368 domain-containing protein has translation MDIIRGAYMAVADSVPGVSGGTIAFLLGFYDKFISSVDDLLTGTMAEKKAAFPFLFKLVIGWAAAFLICAVILANLFDTYVYEISSVFIGLTVCAVPIVVMEEKETLKGHYLHSIFAAIGVAAVPLLMYFNPVTRESSVDLTQFSLELGLFLFIAAVLSISVMVLPGISGSTMLLIMGLYVPLISAVSAVVHLQFQYVPMLIVFGLGMITGLVFIAKLLRHCLKKYRSQTIFLSIGLLIGSLYAIVMGATTLDVPRPAMSLETFSILFFLVGVAILAGLQYMKKRAEKKSA, from the coding sequence ATGGATATCATCAGAGGGGCGTACATGGCGGTCGCCGACAGCGTGCCGGGAGTTTCCGGCGGGACGATCGCATTTTTACTTGGATTTTACGACAAATTTATCTCCTCGGTGGACGATCTGCTGACCGGGACGATGGCGGAAAAAAAGGCCGCGTTCCCGTTCCTGTTCAAACTCGTCATCGGCTGGGCCGCCGCATTTCTCATCTGCGCCGTGATCCTCGCAAATCTTTTCGATACGTATGTGTATGAAATAAGTTCGGTTTTCATCGGTCTGACCGTCTGCGCCGTTCCAATCGTGGTGATGGAGGAGAAAGAGACCCTGAAAGGGCACTATCTGCACAGTATTTTTGCGGCGATAGGTGTCGCGGCAGTTCCTCTTCTGATGTACTTCAATCCGGTCACCCGGGAAAGCTCGGTGGATCTGACCCAGTTTTCGCTCGAACTCGGCCTGTTTCTTTTCATCGCCGCGGTGCTTTCAATCTCGGTGATGGTTCTCCCGGGGATATCCGGCTCAACGATGCTTCTGATCATGGGACTTTACGTCCCGCTGATCTCGGCAGTGAGTGCGGTCGTCCATCTACAGTTCCAGTATGTGCCGATGCTGATCGTTTTCGGCCTCGGGATGATCACGGGACTCGTATTTATCGCGAAGCTTCTGCGGCACTGTCTGAAAAAATACCGGTCGCAGACGATCTTTCTCAGCATCGGGCTTCTGATCGGTTCGCTGTATGCGATCGTGATGGGTGCGACCACGCTTGACGTCCCAAGACCCGCGATGAGTCTTGAGACGTTCAGCATCCTGTTCTTTTTGGTCGGCGTCGCGATCCTTGCCGGTCTGCAGTATATGAAGAAGAGAGCAGAGAAGAAATCGGCGTAA
- a CDS encoding DUF6345 domain-containing protein gives MGNHKFRYILMIILVIICFAHLAAAEKSYSITEVSKYDFEASILMIHIHGDLTPLSEPDLRAAKENLRNAGWNMKFHKRNHAVKESVFQNELQNSDLHIHVGHGYNIPFIGGHIELSDYVVPSISQGRGGWVSAHEVKEAWKHKSPKLWTVIHSCHVLETDHQWAEVLRNSKMHGILGFGSTEYSTGHLLADFTEAAVKYQKPITEAWESAGLKNQLSVQLDPVKVRTIFRNIDQYKTDTLGTPSTNMNEETVVCDMQLDKDKVGKSQIKGSCKALNSGQKTHFSYDIRYSSSSSSPKTVVSAKKSYTTATPQAKMTSNTHIDL, from the coding sequence ATGGGAAACCACAAATTCAGATACATTCTGATGATAATACTGGTCATCATCTGTTTTGCTCACCTTGCTGCTGCTGAAAAATCATATTCGATAACCGAGGTGTCGAAGTATGATTTCGAAGCAAGCATACTCATGATACATATACACGGTGATTTAACCCCATTGAGCGAACCCGATCTCCGCGCAGCAAAAGAAAATCTTCGGAATGCAGGATGGAACATGAAGTTTCACAAAAGGAATCATGCGGTAAAAGAATCGGTTTTCCAAAATGAACTGCAAAATTCGGATCTGCATATACACGTCGGGCATGGATATAATATACCATTCATTGGAGGGCATATAGAACTCTCAGATTATGTTGTTCCAAGTATATCTCAAGGGAGAGGAGGATGGGTATCCGCACACGAGGTAAAGGAAGCCTGGAAACATAAATCACCAAAATTATGGACAGTGATTCATTCATGCCACGTCCTCGAAACCGATCATCAATGGGCTGAGGTATTAAGAAACAGTAAAATGCACGGGATACTCGGATTCGGAAGCACTGAATATTCAACCGGTCATTTACTCGCAGATTTTACCGAAGCAGCTGTTAAATACCAGAAACCAATCACCGAAGCGTGGGAATCTGCAGGCTTGAAAAACCAATTGAGCGTCCAATTAGATCCAGTTAAAGTCAGGACAATCTTCAGAAACATAGATCAATACAAAACCGACACACTCGGTACCCCGTCAACCAACATGAACGAGGAAACGGTCGTATGCGACATGCAATTAGATAAGGATAAGGTCGGTAAAAGTCAAATAAAAGGCTCGTGTAAAGCATTAAATTCAGGACAAAAAACCCATTTCAGCTATGATATCAGATATTCATCATCATCATCATCACCAAAAACGGTAGTATCGGCAAAAAAGAGTTACACAACTGCAACCCCGCAAGCAAAGATGACCTCTAACACCCACATAGACTTATAA
- a CDS encoding DUF655 domain-containing protein, giving the protein MKKHSLSLLPKINTKHIFAIADAKRYHPFTSFKDLETKVPTIKDAAAPIVARLIKEMENPDEEFRILTLSGITPILNMAKPQVKKTTDHKPKKKSTSSTQKM; this is encoded by the coding sequence ATTAAAAAACACAGTCTCAGTCTCCTCCCAAAAATAAACACAAAACACATATTCGCCATAGCAGACGCGAAACGATATCACCCGTTCACAAGTTTCAAGGATCTCGAAACAAAAGTGCCGACCATAAAAGACGCAGCAGCACCGATTGTGGCAAGGCTAATAAAAGAAATGGAAAACCCAGACGAAGAGTTCAGAATACTAACACTATCCGGCATTACCCCAATATTAAACATGGCAAAACCGCAGGTGAAGAAAACCACCGACCACAAACCAAAAAAGAAGAGCACCAGCAGTACGCAAAAAATGTAA
- a CDS encoding DUF655 domain-containing protein, whose product MTTSTQDLQQPAPENGEHKQNQKPRTHNKFGCVFDVEISKTNTETKTITAYTVDRKLRHIFKLTIAYKQQPGLVEQAMMIGAYILLDHALIREKTQMAYTEIKPAHRKLVKTCIQDIVNANEEIFINVYNNGRSLSLKKHSLSLLPKINTKHIFAIADAKRYHPFTSFKDLETKVPTIKDAAAPIVARLIKEMENPDEEFRILTLSGITPILNMAKPQVKKTTDHKPKKKSTSSTQKM is encoded by the coding sequence ATGACCACGAGCACACAAGACCTCCAACAACCTGCACCAGAGAACGGTGAGCATAAACAAAATCAAAAGCCGAGAACACACAACAAATTCGGCTGCGTTTTCGATGTTGAGATATCCAAAACAAACACAGAGACCAAAACCATAACCGCATACACAGTTGACAGAAAACTCCGGCATATATTCAAACTAACAATAGCATACAAACAGCAGCCGGGATTAGTGGAACAAGCAATGATGATAGGGGCATACATACTGCTTGATCACGCACTCATAAGAGAGAAAACACAAATGGCATATACCGAAATAAAACCAGCACATCGAAAACTCGTGAAAACATGCATACAGGACATAGTGAACGCAAACGAAGAGATATTTATCAATGTATACAATAACGGAAGAAGCCTGTCATTAAAAAAACACAGTCTCAGTCTCCTCCCAAAAATAAACACAAAACACATATTCGCCATAGCAGACGCGAAACGATATCACCCGTTCACAAGTTTCAAGGATCTCGAAACAAAAGTGCCGACCATAAAAGACGCAGCAGCACCGATTGTGGCAAGGCTAATAAAAGAAATGGAAAACCCAGACGAAGAGTTCAGAATACTAACACTATCCGGCATTACCCCAATATTAAACATGGCAAAACCGCAGGTGAAGAAAACCACCGACCACAAACCAAAAAAGAAGAGCACCAGCAGTACGCAAAAAATGTAA
- a CDS encoding DUF6345 domain-containing protein gives MAGKSVFLGFVVVLLLLGLTVGPCAAVPGSYSITQSSKYTFSSDDMPVVKDIRGQIGSPEFHHDISSYADPDLTQTKKNMNLSGWRLRFHHDSKTTKMEDFTRELDKSDIHFHVGHGFAVFGRVGHMELKNHPMPNNAVMAGDVKGKWNHCKWIAVHSCHVLEDESWVRVLEGSDTHGILGFGSVAYTTGHFLADFSRLMTRGMPIAKAWHKASIDNMNRHDEPVVVRSFFRNAGHSIHDRLDAVIAAVEPEDIVRCDVEIGSFRDKWDVTITSLKTGAIYSIRMEVEDYENFGIFPTAKSEVIRGNKVIRGPVKKTDL, from the coding sequence ATGGCCGGTAAGTCTGTTTTCCTTGGTTTTGTGGTCGTGCTGCTGCTCCTTGGTCTGACGGTGGGGCCGTGTGCGGCGGTGCCGGGAAGTTATTCGATTACCCAAAGCAGTAAATATACTTTTTCTAGCGATGATATGCCGGTTGTAAAGGATATTCGCGGGCAGATTGGTTCCCCGGAGTTTCATCACGATATCTCGTCGTATGCCGATCCTGATCTGACTCAGACCAAAAAAAACATGAATCTCTCCGGGTGGCGACTCCGGTTCCATCACGACAGTAAAACTACCAAAATGGAAGATTTTACCCGCGAGTTGGATAAGTCTGATATTCATTTCCATGTTGGTCATGGTTTTGCTGTTTTCGGTCGGGTTGGTCATATGGAATTGAAGAACCATCCGATGCCAAACAATGCGGTAATGGCGGGTGATGTGAAAGGGAAATGGAACCATTGTAAATGGATTGCTGTCCATTCATGCCATGTGCTCGAAGATGAATCCTGGGTCCGTGTTCTCGAAGGGAGTGATACGCATGGTATCTTGGGGTTCGGCAGTGTTGCCTACACCACCGGTCATTTCCTTGCGGACTTTTCTCGGCTGATGACGCGTGGTATGCCGATCGCGAAAGCGTGGCATAAAGCAAGTATTGACAATATGAACCGTCATGATGAGCCAGTCGTCGTCCGGTCGTTTTTCCGGAACGCAGGTCATAGTATACATGACCGGCTGGACGCGGTGATTGCTGCTGTCGAGCCTGAAGATATTGTCCGGTGTGATGTGGAGATCGGTTCGTTTCGGGATAAGTGGGATGTGACGATAACGTCACTCAAAACGGGCGCGATATACAGCATTAGGATGGAAGTTGAAGATTATGAAAACTTTGGTATTTTCCCCACGGCGAAATCTGAGGTGATTCGTGGAAACAAGGTTATTCGCGGACCTGTAAAGAAAACTGATTTGTAA
- a CDS encoding pentapeptide repeat-containing protein, protein MDEIPEGWNKDLYDKLSFDFLIECAENNRINEWNALYQMYLKSEWNRLHPEMAWDPKNVLELVRQSQSKIPDFIRPNFIGENVIEAISLGVYFDKAHLEGAVFSEVGLKETHLEKAQFWGAHLQGANFNYAHLEGANLRGVHLKGAQFTYAIVDGETMLTGNTENPIDDKTDFTGTALSGTRIDPNLRKNWSGISEKYNGESGITNQNSLRGNF, encoded by the coding sequence ATGGATGAAATACCGGAAGGGTGGAATAAGGATCTGTATGACAAGCTGAGTTTTGATTTTCTGATCGAGTGTGCAGAGAATAACAGGATAAATGAGTGGAATGCTCTATATCAGATGTATCTAAAATCTGAATGGAATAGGTTGCATCCTGAGATGGCCTGGGATCCGAAAAACGTTTTAGAGTTGGTTCGTCAATCTCAGTCTAAAATACCTGATTTTATAAGACCTAATTTTATTGGAGAGAATGTCATAGAGGCAATATCCCTAGGTGTGTATTTCGATAAAGCACATCTGGAGGGAGCAGTGTTCAGTGAGGTAGGTCTGAAAGAAACACATCTGGAGAAGGCACAATTCTGGGGGGCGCATCTTCAAGGAGCAAACTTCAATTATGCACATCTAGAGGGAGCAAATCTTCGGGGAGTACATCTTAAGGGGGCACAGTTCACTTATGCTATTGTGGATGGGGAGACCATGTTGACCGGAAATACAGAAAATCCCATAGATGATAAAACGGATTTTACGGGAACAGCGCTTTCTGGAACCCGTATAGACCCAAATCTCAGAAAAAACTGGAGCGGAATATCCGAGAAATACAATGGAGAGAGTGGTATAACAAACCAAAACTCTCTCCGTGGCAATTTCTAA
- a CDS encoding cofactor-independent phosphoglycerate mutase, with amino-acid sequence MKYILILADGAADEPLAELGGKTPLEVAHKPNMDRIAREGRCGMLKTVDDSLSPGSDVANMSILGYDPMKYYTGRGALEALSMGISFNEGDRAYRCNLVTVENGKMKDFAAGHISSEEGAKLFETLKEKIPEAGWYSGVSYRNVMMLPNGKGSETTAPHDIVGAVINDYLPKGEDAERLMNFIVRASDVFENHPVNKQRIAAGKNPATTIWPWSGGSKPAMPAFSEKYHKKGAVISAVDLLFGLAKCAGMEVVTVPGATGYLDTNFLGKAQAAVETAKGDADFVYMHVEATDEAGHLGSLEEKIKAIENLDKAIGYILDNFDGCIMLMPDHPTPIAKKTHTNDPVPFAIRGLGEPDDVKVYTEKEVQAKGSYGLIHAVDLLDMVFKE; translated from the coding sequence ATGAAATATATTCTTATTCTGGCTGACGGTGCAGCAGACGAGCCCCTTGCTGAGCTTGGCGGAAAGACCCCGCTTGAAGTGGCACATAAACCCAATATGGACAGGATCGCCCGCGAAGGAAGATGCGGCATGCTCAAAACCGTGGACGACTCGCTGTCCCCCGGCTCGGACGTTGCCAATATGTCGATCCTCGGTTACGATCCGATGAAATACTACACCGGCCGTGGAGCACTTGAGGCTCTCAGTATGGGCATCTCTTTCAACGAAGGCGACCGTGCCTACCGGTGCAATCTGGTCACAGTCGAGAACGGGAAGATGAAGGATTTTGCCGCCGGCCATATCTCGAGTGAAGAGGGGGCAAAACTTTTCGAGACGCTCAAAGAGAAGATCCCGGAAGCCGGATGGTATTCGGGCGTTTCCTACAGAAATGTCATGATGCTTCCAAACGGCAAAGGATCCGAGACGACCGCTCCGCACGACATCGTCGGCGCGGTCATCAATGATTACCTCCCGAAAGGAGAGGATGCCGAGCGTCTGATGAACTTCATTGTTCGGGCCTCCGATGTATTCGAGAACCACCCGGTAAATAAGCAGCGTATCGCCGCAGGGAAAAACCCGGCGACGACGATCTGGCCGTGGAGCGGAGGATCGAAGCCTGCGATGCCGGCCTTCTCTGAAAAATATCATAAGAAGGGAGCGGTCATCTCTGCGGTCGATCTGCTGTTCGGTCTTGCAAAATGCGCCGGTATGGAAGTCGTCACGGTCCCCGGAGCAACCGGTTACCTCGATACGAACTTCCTTGGAAAAGCTCAGGCGGCAGTCGAGACCGCAAAAGGCGATGCGGACTTCGTGTACATGCATGTCGAGGCAACCGACGAGGCAGGACACCTGGGAAGTCTTGAAGAGAAGATCAAAGCGATCGAGAATCTGGACAAGGCGATTGGTTATATCCTCGACAACTTCGACGGCTGCATTATGCTGATGCCCGACCACCCAACGCCGATCGCGAAAAAGACCCACACGAACGATCCGGTCCCGTTCGCGATCCGCGGTCTCGGCGAACCCGATGACGTTAAGGTCTACACCGAAAAAGAGGTGCAGGCGAAGGGTTCCTACGGACTTATCCATGCGGTCGATCTCCTGGATATGGTCTTTAAGGAGTAG
- a CDS encoding NAD-dependent epimerase/dehydratase family protein translates to MNCIVTGGAGFIGSHLVDLLVANHHKVTVIDSMVAGRMANIEKNLSSITFVQADLLEDGWQKYFAGADRVYHIAADPDVRGSARKSYEMYENNVTATIRVLEAMKEHGVKEIVFTSTSTVYGEASVIPTPETYSPIIPISVYGASKLACEAMISSYAATYGWKAWVYRFANIIGARSTHGIIYDFVQKLRANPHELEILGDGRQSKSYLAVENCVNAMIFAPEVSNDTFNFFNIGSEDWVNVKRIAELIVEEMGLENVKFNFTGGDRGWVGDVPLMRLGVDKLKSYGWEPGITSEESVRRAIRATLAE, encoded by the coding sequence ATGAATTGTATCGTCACCGGAGGAGCGGGATTCATCGGCTCGCATTTGGTGGATCTCCTTGTTGCAAACCATCATAAGGTCACCGTGATCGACTCGATGGTTGCCGGAAGAATGGCCAATATCGAAAAGAACCTTTCCTCGATCACATTCGTTCAGGCCGACCTGCTCGAAGACGGCTGGCAGAAGTATTTCGCCGGCGCCGACAGAGTCTATCATATCGCCGCCGATCCGGATGTCCGCGGATCCGCACGCAAATCCTATGAAATGTATGAAAACAACGTGACGGCCACGATCCGGGTTCTCGAAGCGATGAAAGAACACGGCGTAAAAGAGATCGTCTTCACCTCGACCTCTACCGTGTACGGCGAAGCTTCGGTGATTCCGACGCCCGAGACCTACTCTCCCATAATCCCGATCTCGGTGTACGGGGCAAGCAAACTTGCCTGCGAAGCGATGATCTCTTCCTACGCCGCGACCTACGGCTGGAAGGCCTGGGTCTACCGGTTCGCAAACATCATCGGAGCCCGCAGCACGCACGGGATCATCTACGACTTCGTCCAGAAACTCCGGGCAAACCCGCATGAACTGGAGATCCTCGGCGACGGGCGGCAGAGCAAATCCTATCTTGCCGTCGAAAACTGCGTGAATGCGATGATCTTCGCACCCGAGGTTTCGAACGACACCTTCAACTTCTTCAATATCGGATCGGAAGACTGGGTGAATGTAAAGAGGATCGCCGAACTGATCGTCGAGGAGATGGGGCTGGAAAATGTGAAGTTCAACTTTACCGGCGGCGACCGGGGATGGGTCGGCGACGTTCCGCTGATGAGACTCGGCGTCGACAAGCTCAAGTCCTACGGCTGGGAGCCGGGGATCACCTCCGAAGAGAGCGTCCGGCGTGCGATCCGGGCAACTCTTGCCGAGTGA